TTTAATTTCTTCCAATTTAGGTTTAACAGGCTCTTTCATTTTCATGAGATCTTCAATCTCTTTATTTTTATGTGGTTTTCCTTTGCCTCTAGAAACTTTTTTCAATCTATTACCATTCAACACTTCAAACTTTCCCAATTCTTTCCCCAGCTTGAATTTAACATCTGAAATTCCAGATATCATGCTGATGAAGCTGTCATGTGGTGTAGAAAATGGAGAGAAATATCTGTGAACATCCCCATCTGCCCACCATTTTGTGCACATATAATAAAAGTGATCGCTCTGCTGTAAAAGTCTCCAGAATCTAAGATAAGTCTTGCCATTTTGTTTTACCAAACTCTCAAGCTGCTCTAGTTCTTCAAAGGCCATTTGTTGCATTGAATTTCCTAACCAAGCTGATTTATCTCTTTCCATATCTGCCCATGACAGGGTGTTATTTTCATGGACATCTATTTCTCCGACTGGTTTGAATTCTGTTATTATTTCAGAAGGTAATTTGAAATCCAAGTTTTTCCAATCAAATATCTTCCATGGCAATGCCTTTAAAAAGAAAAATATTCCAGATTCTTCTGGCTGATGCTCCCCAAATGTCTCGAAGTCCATGAACAAATTAATATACTGACCGGGCGTTGAAGATAGCCAAATAGAATATTTTTCAGCTGTAAGCGGCCATTCATTCCACTCTTTTGAATAGAACCTATATCCAATATCATCACTTAACCTGTAGTTTCTCGTTAGCACTCTTATTCTTTTATCCAATGTTTTGTCATTTTCACAAACTGGGCCTCTTGCATACACATAATTTGGGGACCTCCAACCCAAAATTCTATCAGCACCTTCAGTAAAAATTGATTTGAATCCAAGATCCTCCACAGTCTTTGCTATCAAGTTATTATACAACATCTCGGTATTTACAAAATTTTTTGGTTTTATTCCGAAGTAATCCTGGATCGCCTGTGATTGCATTTGAACTTGTTCTCTAAATTCATCATGCGATTTAAACAAACTTGCCAGAGAGTGAAAGTAAGTGCTTCCTAAAAATTCAACTAAGCCAGATTGGGCAAGTTGTTTGACATTTTCAAGGAGATCTGGTTGCCACTTTTCGCATTGCTCCAACCAAAGACCAGAAAAATTTATTGAAAATTTAAACTTCCTTTTTTCATTCTTGAATGTATCTATACTTTCCAAAAGTATCTTTGTTGTTGGTAAATAACACTTCCTTGCTGCTCTGTCAAAAATAAACTTATTCAAACCATCATTCAAAAAATGCTCAAAGTTTTCAGCATCAAGGCACCTATTCAATTCAGAAAGATGTTTAATCCTGAACGGTTGGTGGACTTCAAAGCACAAAACTATTGAAGACATTTGTATCTTACTAATAATTATTTTTTTATTAAATAAACTTATTGTATTAACTTCACTTCTTCTTTGCTTCTAACCTTCTTTACAAGGTGACCGACACCTGGATCAAAACCTCTTTTCAATGACAAATAATAACTGAACCATTCCAGTTGAGGTAAATAGATAAATGGTGACAGAAATTCACCTTCAACTCCAGAAAAAATAAAAGATAACCTTTTTTCCAAAAATTGAAATGGATCAACAGTTGTAATTTTAGATTTTCCTTCCCAAAATTTTTTAACCATCACAAAATTTCTATAAGTGTCAATCCAATCTACTGATGGCTTAAGCAATATCAAGGGATTTGGTTTTCCTTCCAATGTTTCTATCAAACTGTGAATAAATTCTTCCCCTTCAATATCACATGCATTAACTTTTGCCCCTTCCATCATCAT
This portion of the Candidatus Aenigmatarchaeota archaeon genome encodes:
- a CDS encoding glycoside hydrolase family 57 protein, which codes for MSSIVLCFEVHQPFRIKHLSELNRCLDAENFEHFLNDGLNKFIFDRAARKCYLPTTKILLESIDTFKNEKRKFKFSINFSGLWLEQCEKWQPDLLENVKQLAQSGLVEFLGSTYFHSLASLFKSHDEFREQVQMQSQAIQDYFGIKPKNFVNTEMLYNNLIAKTVEDLGFKSIFTEGADRILGWRSPNYVYARGPVCENDKTLDKRIRVLTRNYRLSDDIGYRFYSKEWNEWPLTAEKYSIWLSSTPGQYINLFMDFETFGEHQPEESGIFFFLKALPWKIFDWKNLDFKLPSEIITEFKPVGEIDVHENNTLSWADMERDKSAWLGNSMQQMAFEELEQLESLVKQNGKTYLRFWRLLQQSDHFYYMCTKWWADGDVHRYFSPFSTPHDSFISMISGISDVKFKLGKELGKFEVLNGNRLKKVSRGKGKPHKNKEIEDLMKMKEPVKPKLEEIKPQSEIDFILNEKIAYPSTNIDVGKLERINSKK